TGTTGAGCCAGACCCAGATTCtgttctactttttttttctttttcctgaGCTTCTTGATTTGGTCGGAGAAAGTTTAAGGTTTGGTGGGTTTTGTCTTAAAAGCTTCTGAGTTATCTATCACTTTCTTGTCTGAAAAGGTTCGTTCTCTAACCCTTCCTCTGTTctgtttttgatgttttttatATGCACCGACTCTGAGATTATATTTGTCCTAACCCAATAACAGTTTCATTAAAATCTTGACTTTATAGGAAGTGAAAATCAGAtgagtttttcttttggtgATTTCAAGATTGAATTTTGATGTTCTAATGATTATTATGCAAAACCGTTTCATATCCTTGGTATCTGTTAcgttaatttaatttgattcaATTATCAAATTGACTCATGATTTCACCTCTTAAACAGTTATGTGATCTGGATTTTGCATTTGATGTATTGATATCAGATTCTCTTTGATCAATTATTATTTGTCATAAAGAAAAAAGGTTTTTGTTTGCTTGATTAAAAGCTATACTGGAGGAGTCATGGCCTAGTTTCTTTATTGGGCATGCAATGAAGCTTTACCcaatcttctttctcttttagCCTCCACTtggctctttttttttttttactttagtttCTTACTTACTAAAGAAGGTGACTCAGAACTGCCAAGCTTTAACGACTTTTAATCTTATGTAGAGTCAGTGGAATCTCTCATCTCAGTCTGAAAGCTCTATTTGCTGGATTTGGAAGAGAAATGTCGTTTAGGAGCATTGTTCAAGATTTGAGAGATGGGCTTGGGAGCTTGTCGAGGAGGAGTTTCGACTTCAGGCTTCATCACAAAGGGAAATCTCAGGGCTCTTGTGAGTATTCGTCTTCACGTGACCTGTTGCCACCTTTGATAGTTCAGACAAGCAGATGGGCGAATCTTCCTCCTGAGCTGCTCTTGGATGTGATCAAAAGATTAGAGGAGAGTGAGAGTACTTGGCCTGCAAGGAAACATGTCGTGGCTTGTGCTTCTGTTTGTCGGTCCTGGAGAGCAATGTGCCAAGAGATCGTCATGTCTCCTGAAATCTGTGGGAAGCTCACTTTTCCAGTTTCCCTCAAACAGGTTTGCTCCTCAAGAAAACTTCTCTTTTGTGTTTTAGGTTCAAAAcagctgatgatgatgaagttttTGTTTGCTGTGGGCTAATGTTTTATTCCAGCCAGGGCCTCGCGACGCGATGGTCCAGTGTTTCATCAAGAGGGATAAATCAAAGCTAACTTTTCATCTCTTTCTTTGTTTAAGTCCTGGTAAGCTTTTGTTGTTAGGATATAACTGCTTGTGTTGGAAACAATGTTCAAAAAATCGCTAGGCTATGACTAGGCCCTCTAGTCGGCTCTTAGTCTAACGAATTATTgattcattttaatttatttttacatttatattagatattttagtttttaggtttagttataaaattataatatatttttacatttatattagatatttagtttttaggtttaattataaaattattttgatgagTTATAAAAGTTAGatatgtaaagaaaaaaaattagacaaattTATGGATTTGAACTAACACTATTGCTTGATTAATACTCCTATATTTTTACACCAATTTAGATTGATTTAAACCGATTTAGATTGTTTTAACCGATTTATTACGTTTTAAAACCGTTTTGAGTCGCATAAATCAGATTTTCTTACTGGCTTTTAGAACATTAGTTGGGAATCATTAGTTTATGTCTGAAAACAAGTTGCATTAATGTTTTTCTTTCAGCTCTACTTGTGGAGAATGGGAAGTTTCTTCTTTCAGCCAAAAGAACTCGTAGAACTACTCGGACCGAGTACATCATCTCCATGGATGCTGATAACATCTCAAGATCTAGCAACTCTTACCTCGGGAAGCTCAGGTTTCGTTTTCAAAATCATTTAGTGTTTGTTCAAAATAAACCATATCTTTAATTAAGCTCATTAAAggtatctttctttctttttttttaatagatcaAACTTTCTTGGAACAAAGTTCTTGGTGTACGACACACAACCACCACAAAacacatcatcatcttcttcttcttcaagcgCACTCATCACCGACCAAAAAAGCAGCCGAAGTAGATTCCACTCTAAAAGAGTTTCTCCAAAACTCCCATCGGGAAGCTACAACATCGCTCAAATCACCTACGAGCTCAACGTGTTAGGCACGCGCGGGCCACGGAGAATGCACTGCATCATGAACTCCATCCCAACCTCATCTCTCGAACCGGGCGGCTCTGTCCCAAACCAGCCCGAGAAGCTCCTCCCGCCGCCGCCACGGCGCTCTCTCGACGAGTCGTTCCGCAGCAACATCTCCTTCTCCAAGTCATCGCTAGACCACCGCTCCATAGACTTCAGCAGCTCTAGATTCTCTGATATCGGAGGAGGAGTGTCGTGCGAGGAAGAGCGAGAAGAAGAGACGAGTTTCAGACCGTTGGTTCTGAAGAACAAGCAGCCGAGGTGGCACGAGCAGCTGCAGTGCTGGTGTTTGAATTTCCGTGGACGCGTGACGGTCGCGTCCGTTAAGAACTTCCAGCTTGTGGCTGTGAGACAGCCGCCTCAGACGCAGGGGACAGGTGGCGGCGGCGTTGCACCAGCGCCGGGGGCTCACGGAGAGCAACAAGACAAGGTGATTCTGCAGTTTGGTAAAGTGGGGAAAGATATGTTCACGATGGATTATAGGTATCCGTTGTCTGCGTTTCAGGCGTTTGCGATTTGCTTGAGCAGCTTTGACACCAAGCTCGCTTGTGAATAAAAGAAGAAACATTCTTATCATCTACTTCTCCTAAACATTCATACTAATCCGTATTGTGTTTCTTTATCTATGGTCTTGTCTATCAATTTGTCTCAGTACTCGAGTGTTTACTGTGAGAGTCAGACGTCTACTATTAACCTCTTCCCTATCAATTGAACATTTAGTTGGAGATCTTCACTAActtagtaaaagaaaaaaaaaatcttcactaACTCATGACTAATCATATCATTAAACTTTGACTCATTGAGACGGTTTTCTTTCTCAGTAAGCTAAGATTTCATGAAACTGtgttaatacataaaatattattttgttacttATAAGTTGTTTTCAGAGTTGTAACCAAAGAaagcaaaaataatatatatatatatatatatttactaagattttttagaaaatgtattgttcttaaaaaaatataagatggTTGATGCGTAACCGTATGTTGAACTAAGAATATGAacacataattattttaaaattaagaagaaaatgtttaatttgttcttccaaaaaattgaaaaggaaaatattttttcataaattctTTTAAACTTGAAAATGAGAGGAATAGAATGGACCCTATGTCATTTATTTGACAaagaaattcaatttaattggTGTAAAGTCTGAGAAACAATGAATTTATCAgaatttcttcttcttaaattaaacatttatttgaaaataaatcaattctataattaattaaatatggtttaatttatattttaaattaatggatatcttaatattatttttggctAAAACATCATATAACAAACAAGTGTACCAAAAGGAAAAACACCCAAGGTCCCCAGTTCGAACAAAGAAACGTGAAAGGAGATGGTACCTTTGTCATTATCTCAACATAATCTCTGGCCGCCGGAAACTGGGTCTACGGCGTTTAGAGGCTTCGCAACCGCCGCATCCATACACGCCTGCGACCATCTTCGCCGTCACCTCCGCCTTGGCTTCCATATTCGCTCTTCCCTTCAGGTTCacctactctctctctctctctcttgtacTTTTCTCCTAAAGTTGAGTAGATCTTCTGGAACACAAAAGGCTTAAACTTTCATCATCTGGCTACTTTGTGAATTGCTCTTCTGCAATTTTAGTGTGTAAATATTTCAACTTTCAATCACGATCATTAGCTGCTTTCAAGGTTCATCTCATTTTGTCTTGGACTCTCTCTGCTGCTTTTGACAGAAACTACAGCAAGTCTCTGATGCTGCACGAACGGAGTTGTCAAGAAGAGTCGTTCTATTCAATGGGGCTAGCTTCCTCCGGTCTAGAAATGATGATTCCAGATCTTCCTTGTTATCTCTATGTTTCTTTAGCGGAGGAGGAGAGAGTAGGATAGATCCTAGAGGTGAGgaaggatcatcatcatcatcatcgaaCCAGGAGACTTCCAAGAGAAACACAAGCAGTGGACGGAGGTGGACTAATGTCCTCCTTGCCGTTAACGTTATGTAATGTGTTTTAGTTCACTCAGTTACAGACAACAAAGATCATGTCTTTTGGTTTGATATGTTGCATTAGAGGAAATGCTTTATAGTCTTATGGGTTTCATTCTTTGTGTCAATGACAGAATGTATATTGCACAAGTTGCATCCAATGGCAGAGTGTTGACATGGGGAGCCAAGGTATCATATATTCAGAGACTTTATTAAATACAAGAGTGAGAcagtttgtttctttctttcttgctgCAAATTTATCATGTGTGGGTGAATTGCAGGTGAACAGCTTAATTGATAGAGGTCAGCTATGGAGACTGGCTACGTCTTCTGTTCTTCATGCCAATCCTATGCATCTCATGGTCAGTTTCTCATCAACCATTCAACCCTTTTATGTATGGCGCTAAACTGTTTCCCCCTTTGTGTTTAGATTAATTGCTATTCTTTGAATTCCATTGGACCAACTGCTGAGAGTTTAGGTGGCCCAAAGAGATTCCTTGCAGTCTACTTGACATCTGCAGTTGCAAGTAATTGATGTCTCATAGACTTTAATTGATGTGTATGATGATTATAGTTCTCTGTTTCAGATTCTCCTGACTTACAAAAACCATCTTTAAGAGTTCTAGGTTCAGCTATGAGTTACTGGCTCAACAAAGCGCCATCAGTTGGTGCGTCCGGTGCGATTTTCGGATTGGTAAGTCTCTTGGAACCTTAAGCCTTTCTTCTCATTCAAAAATGAAGTTTGTTAAATGAAAcctcttttttcctttttgtagGTCGGCTCGGTAGCTGTGTTTGTCATGAGACACAAGCAAATGGTCAGAGGTGGCAATGAAGATCTGATGCAGATAGCTCAAGTCATTGCCTTAAACATGGTGAGTAAtacaacattttaaaaaatctttctAAAGTTCTAACAAGCTTTTTTGACTAAGTGCAGACATTGGGTCTAGTGTCCAGAGGCATAGATAACTGGGGACATGTAAGTGTAACCAAATCATGCCTTCAAAATGTATTAAACAGTTAGTTCTATGTTTCTTGGATTAGTAGTGGTCTGATAAATTAACATCTCTGGTTGAATTCAGATTGGTGGCTTACTTGGTGGGACTGCAATGGCATGGCTTGTAGGACCGCAGTGGAAGTATGAGTATACAACAAGAGATGGTCGGAGGGTCTTCGTAGACAGAGCTCCAATACCGCTCCTTTTGCGGTGGAGAAATGAACGGGGACGAAGCTGAACAGTTTTCTCTTTTGATTGCCGTGTGAATATTGGATGTGTATTTTGGAGGATTGTGATTCTTGGTTCAAAGTAGCCAGCTCATTACTAAAATGTTATGTTTGATGTCTTAAATGTTTTTACAAGAGCCAAGTTTGGATTaatctttgtttattaatttaaataaagtttaatgATAGATTTAATTGTATTTTTGGGTTCTTTAGGTTTAAAAGGGGATAgcttttctataaaataaaaatgatatctgaagttaattttaattaacTTCAATAAGTAAATCAGTTAACAAGAAACTAATTAACTTATACATATTAATGCTCGTAAAAATAAGCCATGAGTTTAACTATTAATTAAATCTAATGAACTTTCGAATAAACCTAAACAccaataaatttgaatttttttttgtagataaGGAGGTAAGCCTAAataaatttggaattttcagttTAGATTAAGTTAGATCATTGATTAGGTTAGCCAAATTTGTCACCCATAATGAAAGGTGCAACAAATCAAACAAGCAATGGGGTGGGGTGAAAATTTAATGATCGGAGCAGCCATGAATTTCTcctatatatatttcatagCATTTTTTACCAACAGCAGTTTTAATTTGGGAGGATTCACCACGATCTGAACATTTTCTTATATAGTggctaatataaatataatattctatGTCGAATATATGACATAATACTGAGTGATTATATCAAATTGCGGTTACGTTTATGGTATTGCAAAAGTTGGTATATccaatttaaaaacaaattagttACATTTTATTGATAGTAAATAGTAAGCATATCAATGACCGTAAATTATTTAAGgaacccatatatatatatgcatgtctacaaacaaaaacacacaaaccaAATCTCGACAGAAAactaaacaaaaccaaacaatgAAGCTTCACATGTTATGGCTCGTGTTGGTATTAATAGCTGTCCAAGCGCACGCaacaaagcaaagaaagaaTGCTAAAATCCCTGCATTAATAGTTTTCGGAGATTCAATAATGGATACTGGTAACAACAACAATCTCTCTACTCTTCTTAAGTCCAACTTCCCTCCTTACGGCAAAGACTTTCCCGGTGGATTGGCTACTGGAAGATTTTCTGATGGAAGAGTTCCTACTGATCTAATTGGTAatcgtttgaattatttttatatttgattatatacAGAGTTATAtcttgcacaaaaaaaaatacagagttatatctatatttaatttttatatagttcTACACTTGTATTAACTTTTAACCAATTTTATTTCAGCGGAAAATTTGGGGTTGGCTAAGACAATACCAGCATACCTGAGCCCAAATTTGAAGCCTAGAGATCTTTTGAAAGGTGTATCATTTGCATCTGGAGGAACTGGTTATGATCCATTGACAGCTCAAACTATGGTATATTATCATATAATATAGTtgattagtttatttatttagaaaaataggGAGTTGGCTTGGAGGCTAAAACTCTTAAATTACCTAATAAGAATTTTTAGAAGTCATGGATTGTTCCGGTTGAGAGAGGTTTGATCTCTAAAGAATGCTATTTAAAACGGTGTGGATCTCGTTCTAGGGGATGTTAGGGCTttcaggatttttttttgtcatcaaacatacaaGGGATTTTCAGGATAGAACCTTTaaat
This is a stretch of genomic DNA from Raphanus sativus cultivar WK10039 unplaced genomic scaffold, ASM80110v3 Scaffold1678, whole genome shotgun sequence. It encodes these proteins:
- the LOC108823032 gene encoding tubby-like F-box protein 10 isoform X1; the encoded protein is MSFRSIVQDLRDGLGSLSRRSFDFRLHHKGKSQGSCEYSSSRDLLPPLIVQTSRWANLPPELLLDVIKRLEESESTWPARKHVVACASVCRSWRAMCQEIVMSPEICGKLTFPVSLKQPGPRDAMVQCFIKRDKSKLTFHLFLCLSPALLVENGKFLLSAKRTRRTTRTEYIISMDADNISRSSNSYLGKLRSNFLGTKFLVYDTQPPQNTSSSSSSSSALITDQKSSRSRFHSKRVSPKLPSGSYNIAQITYELNVLGTRGPRRMHCIMNSIPTSSLEPGGSVPNQPEKLLPPPPRRSLDESFRSNISFSKSSLDHRSIDFSSSRFSDIGGGVSCEEEREEETSFRPLVLKNKQPRWHEQLQCWCLNFRGRVTVASVKNFQLVAVRQPPQTQGTGGGGVAPAPGAHGEQQDKVILQFGKVGKDMFTMDYRYPLSAFQAFAICLSSFDTKLACE
- the LOC130504574 gene encoding RHOMBOID-like protein 10, chloroplastic isoform X1 is translated as MVPLSLSQHNLWPPETGSTAFRGFATAASIHACDHLRRHLRLGFHIRSSLQKLQQVSDAARTELSRRVVLFNGASFLRSRNDDSRSSLLSLCFFSGGGESRIDPRGEEGSSSSSSNQETSKRNTSSGRRWTNVLLAVNVIMYIAQVASNGRVLTWGAKVNSLIDRGQLWRLATSSVLHANPMHLMINCYSLNSIGPTAESLGGPKRFLAVYLTSAVASSAMSYWLNKAPSVGASGAIFGLVGSVAVFVMRHKQMVRGGNEDLMQIAQVIALNMTLGLVSRGIDNWGHIGGLLGGTAMAWLVGPQWKYEYTTRDGRRVFVDRAPIPLLLRWRNERGRS
- the LOC130504574 gene encoding RHOMBOID-like protein 10, chloroplastic isoform X2; the protein is MVPLSLSQHNLWPPETGSTAFRGFATAASIHACDHLRRHLRLGFHIRSSLQKLQQVSDAARTELSRRVVLFNGASFLRSRNDDSRSSLLSLCFFSGGGESRIDPRGEEGSSSSSSNQETSKRNTSSGRRMYIAQVASNGRVLTWGAKVNSLIDRGQLWRLATSSVLHANPMHLMINCYSLNSIGPTAESLGGPKRFLAVYLTSAVASSAMSYWLNKAPSVGASGAIFGLVGSVAVFVMRHKQMVRGGNEDLMQIAQVIALNMTLGLVSRGIDNWGHIGGLLGGTAMAWLVGPQWKYEYTTRDGRRVFVDRAPIPLLLRWRNERGRS
- the LOC108823032 gene encoding tubby-like F-box protein 10 isoform X2, yielding MVQCFIKRDKSKLTFHLFLCLSPALLVENGKFLLSAKRTRRTTRTEYIISMDADNISRSSNSYLGKLRSNFLGTKFLVYDTQPPQNTSSSSSSSSALITDQKSSRSRFHSKRVSPKLPSGSYNIAQITYELNVLGTRGPRRMHCIMNSIPTSSLEPGGSVPNQPEKLLPPPPRRSLDESFRSNISFSKSSLDHRSIDFSSSRFSDIGGGVSCEEEREEETSFRPLVLKNKQPRWHEQLQCWCLNFRGRVTVASVKNFQLVAVRQPPQTQGTGGGGVAPAPGAHGEQQDKVILQFGKVGKDMFTMDYRYPLSAFQAFAICLSSFDTKLACE